From Flectobacillus major DSM 103, one genomic window encodes:
- a CDS encoding Ig-like domain repeat protein yields the protein MMSFKTLQRKATLLLALFLTVGIVLQSCKKDDEVTPIPTISVTNSALSGLPGADLSLAASINAPGGLQSVTLLKNGAPLETKTFAGESSANYTYAYKIESLASGSTVNFSLQATDKAGQKSELSLITVTISAIPAKQVVEVKGLLTGNVNWTKDKIYKLVGFVRVGADTTQVANAGATTGTLTIEAGTVIIGDRATKGTLIVQRGSKIIANGTASAPIVFTSERDPGAREPGDWGGLVICGKAINNRAGGSDQLEGGYKAWHGGTDDTDNSGSLKYVRVEYAGVPINPNQEVNSFTFGSVGNGTTMDYLMASYGLDDSFEWFGGSANAKHLIAYRGLDDDFDVDFGFHGNIQFAVGLRGTTQADQSGSNGFEVDNDGQGTAAEPFTSATFANVSIIGAKAAAETSISLQFQNGMHLRRNNKLKIYNTFVTAYPNGVYIDGSTTAANAAKGDLVLKGIVVAGVDKWGDNGFGTGGSVTFTPRGFAIRDIDTATPSNNLLIGTETPSAWFAKQTGNQLLANYTLAGINAGIFNATPNFTINTAATNSLTKGAVALPSGFETANYIGAFNGTTDWTSGWAEYNPDAKNYKQ from the coding sequence ATGATGAGCTTTAAAACTCTCCAAAGAAAAGCAACCCTTTTGCTTGCTTTATTCTTAACGGTTGGCATTGTATTACAGTCTTGTAAAAAAGACGACGAGGTAACGCCAATACCTACCATCAGCGTAACTAACAGTGCATTGTCGGGCCTTCCGGGTGCAGACCTCAGCCTGGCTGCATCTATCAATGCCCCTGGCGGATTGCAGTCGGTAACTCTTTTGAAAAACGGTGCTCCTTTAGAAACCAAAACATTTGCAGGCGAAAGCAGTGCCAACTATACTTATGCTTACAAAATCGAAAGTTTGGCGAGTGGCTCTACTGTAAATTTTAGCCTTCAAGCTACTGACAAAGCTGGCCAAAAATCAGAGTTATCGCTTATTACAGTAACTATTTCGGCTATTCCTGCCAAACAAGTAGTAGAAGTAAAAGGCTTGTTGACGGGTAATGTAAACTGGACAAAAGACAAAATTTACAAATTAGTAGGTTTTGTTCGTGTAGGTGCCGACACCACTCAGGTAGCCAACGCTGGTGCTACTACAGGTACACTGACTATCGAAGCTGGTACTGTAATCATTGGCGACCGTGCTACCAAAGGTACATTGATTGTTCAACGTGGTAGCAAAATCATTGCTAACGGTACTGCTAGTGCTCCTATTGTATTTACATCTGAAAGAGACCCAGGTGCTCGTGAACCAGGCGACTGGGGTGGCTTGGTAATTTGTGGTAAAGCGATCAACAACCGTGCTGGTGGCTCTGACCAATTAGAAGGTGGCTACAAAGCATGGCACGGAGGTACTGACGATACCGACAACTCGGGTTCGTTGAAATATGTTAGAGTTGAATATGCTGGTGTACCTATCAACCCTAACCAAGAAGTGAACTCATTTACGTTTGGCTCGGTAGGTAATGGTACTACAATGGACTACCTTATGGCTTCGTATGGTCTTGACGACTCATTTGAGTGGTTTGGCGGATCGGCCAATGCTAAGCACCTTATCGCTTACAGAGGTTTGGACGATGACTTCGATGTTGACTTTGGTTTCCACGGTAATATTCAATTTGCTGTAGGTCTTAGAGGTACAACACAAGCCGACCAGTCTGGTTCAAATGGCTTTGAAGTTGATAACGACGGGCAAGGTACTGCTGCTGAGCCATTTACTTCGGCTACATTTGCCAACGTAAGTATTATTGGAGCTAAAGCGGCGGCTGAAACATCTATTTCGTTACAGTTCCAAAACGGTATGCACTTACGCAGAAACAACAAACTAAAAATCTACAATACTTTTGTAACGGCTTATCCAAATGGTGTATATATCGACGGTAGTACAACAGCAGCCAATGCAGCCAAAGGTGATTTGGTATTGAAAGGTATTGTTGTGGCTGGTGTTGACAAATGGGGCGACAATGGCTTTGGTACTGGTGGTTCGGTTACGTTTACTCCAAGAGGTTTTGCTATCAGAGATATCGACACAGCTACGCCAAGCAACAACTTGTTAATCGGTACAGAAACTCCTTCAGCTTGGTTTGCTAAACAAACAGGAAACCAATTGTTGGCTAACTATACATTGGCAGGTATCAATGCTGGTATTTTCAATGCAACACCTAATTTCACTATCAATACCGCTGCTACAAATAGCCTTACAAAAGGTGCTGTAGCATTGCCATCGGGTTTTGAAACGGCTAACTATATCGGTGCTTTTAACGGTACAACAGACTGGACTTCGGGTTGGGCAGAATACAACCCTGATGCTAAAAATTACAAACAATAG
- a CDS encoding TonB-dependent receptor, with protein sequence MTHKRLLLILSLFFSSISFIQAQQTGTIRGNIKDAVTKEDIIGATVIIEGQNKGTSADINGFFSLSRVVPGVYSLKISFVGYKTKTIPNVKVEAERVTEINTVIEEEGATLQEVRVVGQKLTNTEVSVISEIKAAQQIVSGISAAQIGKTQDRDAAAVAKRVPGVTIIGDRFINIRGLSQRYNNVMLHNAFTPSMETDVKSFSFDIIPSSQIDRFLVYKTPAAELPADFGGGIVKIFTKGIPERNSFVFDISFGLRNGTTFKNFKSAARGNNYWTGFDNGYNDLPSIIPAKIDPITQGTDAITNYSKAFRNDWVANEGTAMLDQRYAFTGNFKVIDANIKLGNITSVSYSNTNQYYRAKRNDFNTNINDTKSQIYDFNDDTYNNTIRVGIMHNWSLKLNEKHSFNFKNLFNQASIANYTNRFGTVIENGTTQNNHSFDQVYRGIYTGQLTGKHDFDEGKLSVDWVAGYNKSFRKQPDYRRYRSDVDPQTDQRTVFIPVGTAQAFYLGRVFTELDENSYSGSVNLTKKVAFGDQKELEIKGGVFYEMKSRDYSTRNLGYKRSASAQLDFSDISKVFQLENFGSRGVLIDEQTNPNDSYTAENKLLAYYAQVNVPITKKFNIIAGVRVEDNTQSLKSAFIGGAAVNVNNPITKVLPSVNMTYNFSEKMLLRAAYGMSLNRPEFREIAPLSFYDFNFNVVYNGNPSLKTAEIHNFDFRWEYYPTPAEVVSVALFYKDFKNAIEAEIDANAGSLGAKNFNFDNFDKAYDAGIEVELRKSLQNLSDNHIIKNTSLIFNGALIKSRITDNSQKIAVDRPLQGQSPYILNLGLYYGTPETAWQGSVLYNVVGKRIFAVGFDGYPDLYEMPRNVVDLNISRKIGKKLVVKASASDILNQSFLILQDGNRDGIFDRNKDEVIQNYKPGSSFSLGLTYSIY encoded by the coding sequence ATGACTCATAAACGTTTACTACTGATATTATCGTTATTCTTCTCCTCAATCTCCTTTATTCAAGCTCAACAAACTGGTACTATTCGTGGAAATATCAAAGATGCTGTTACAAAAGAAGACATTATTGGTGCTACCGTAATTATTGAAGGACAAAACAAAGGTACTTCGGCCGACATCAATGGTTTTTTCTCGCTCAGCAGAGTCGTTCCAGGCGTATATTCTTTAAAGATTTCGTTTGTAGGTTACAAAACCAAAACGATTCCTAACGTAAAAGTTGAGGCTGAAAGAGTTACCGAAATCAACACCGTGATTGAAGAAGAAGGTGCAACACTACAAGAAGTACGTGTAGTAGGACAAAAACTGACCAATACCGAGGTTTCGGTTATTTCAGAAATAAAAGCAGCCCAACAAATTGTTAGTGGTATTTCGGCGGCTCAGATTGGCAAAACCCAAGACAGAGACGCTGCCGCAGTAGCCAAGCGTGTACCAGGTGTTACGATTATTGGCGACCGCTTTATCAATATCAGAGGGCTAAGCCAACGTTACAATAACGTAATGTTGCATAATGCCTTTACGCCTAGTATGGAAACCGACGTTAAATCGTTTTCTTTTGATATTATTCCTAGTTCTCAGATTGATAGATTCTTGGTATACAAAACACCTGCCGCAGAGCTACCAGCCGATTTTGGTGGGGGTATTGTAAAAATATTTACCAAGGGTATTCCTGAAAGAAACAGCTTTGTATTTGATATAAGCTTTGGTTTGAGAAATGGAACTACTTTCAAAAACTTTAAAAGTGCTGCCAGAGGCAACAATTATTGGACAGGTTTTGATAATGGTTATAACGATTTACCGAGTATTATTCCAGCCAAAATCGACCCTATTACACAAGGGACTGACGCTATTACCAACTATAGCAAGGCATTTAGAAACGACTGGGTAGCCAATGAAGGTACGGCTATGCTCGACCAGCGATATGCTTTTACAGGAAATTTTAAAGTAATTGATGCTAATATCAAACTTGGCAATATTACATCGGTAAGCTACAGCAATACCAATCAGTATTACAGAGCCAAAAGAAATGATTTTAATACCAATATCAACGATACAAAATCGCAAATTTATGACTTCAACGACGATACCTATAACAACACGATTCGTGTAGGTATTATGCACAACTGGTCGTTGAAACTCAATGAAAAGCATTCGTTCAACTTCAAAAACCTATTTAACCAAGCTAGTATTGCTAATTATACCAATCGTTTTGGTACGGTTATCGAAAATGGTACTACCCAAAACAACCATTCTTTCGACCAAGTATATCGTGGTATTTATACTGGCCAGCTTACAGGAAAGCATGATTTTGACGAAGGTAAATTGTCGGTAGATTGGGTTGCTGGTTATAACAAATCGTTTAGAAAACAACCAGATTATAGACGTTACCGCTCGGATGTTGACCCACAAACCGACCAACGTACGGTATTTATCCCAGTGGGTACGGCTCAAGCCTTTTATTTGGGTCGTGTATTTACCGAGCTTGACGAAAATTCGTATTCGGGAAGTGTAAACCTTACGAAAAAAGTAGCCTTTGGCGACCAAAAAGAATTAGAAATCAAAGGGGGGGTATTCTACGAAATGAAGAGTCGTGATTATTCAACTCGTAACTTGGGTTATAAACGCAGTGCATCGGCTCAGTTAGATTTTAGCGATATTTCTAAGGTATTCCAGCTAGAAAACTTTGGATCGAGAGGCGTCTTAATCGACGAACAAACCAATCCAAATGACTCTTACACAGCCGAAAACAAATTGTTGGCTTATTATGCACAAGTAAATGTACCAATCACCAAGAAATTCAATATTATCGCTGGCGTTCGTGTAGAAGACAACACCCAATCCCTGAAAAGTGCCTTCATTGGCGGAGCGGCTGTAAATGTCAACAACCCTATTACCAAAGTGCTTCCGTCGGTAAATATGACCTACAACTTTTCAGAAAAAATGCTGTTAAGAGCAGCCTACGGTATGTCGTTGAACCGTCCAGAGTTCAGAGAAATCGCTCCTTTGTCTTTCTACGACTTTAACTTCAATGTAGTATATAATGGTAATCCTAGCCTAAAAACTGCCGAGATTCACAACTTCGACTTCCGTTGGGAATATTACCCAACACCTGCCGAAGTAGTTAGTGTAGCCCTATTTTACAAAGATTTCAAAAATGCTATCGAAGCCGAAATAGATGCCAATGCAGGTTCGTTGGGAGCTAAAAACTTCAACTTTGACAACTTCGACAAAGCATACGACGCAGGGATTGAGGTTGAGTTAAGAAAATCGTTACAAAACTTATCAGATAATCATATCATCAAAAATACCAGCCTAATATTCAACGGAGCTTTGATTAAAAGTAGAATTACTGATAATAGCCAAAAAATTGCCGTTGACCGTCCACTCCAAGGGCAATCGCCTTATATCCTCAACCTTGGGTTGTATTATGGCACACCCGAAACAGCATGGCAAGGAAGTGTTCTTTACAACGTAGTAGGAAAAAGAATCTTCGCAGTAGGTTTTGATGGCTACCCAGACCTATACGAAATGCCTAGAAATGTAGTAGACCTTAATATTTCAAGAAAAATCGGAAAAAAACTTGTCGTAAAAGCCAGTGCATCGGATATCCTCAACCAATCATTCTTGATTCTTCAAGACGGTAACCGTGACGGTATTTTTGACAGAAATAAAGACGAAGTAATTCAAAACTACAAACCGGGTAGCTCTTTCTCACTAGGACTTACATATTCAATTTATTAA
- a CDS encoding cupin domain-containing protein encodes MENSELEKSKTFIIVEIIEYIPNSVVIKTIIRKTTGNVSAVSFDSGEALSGKISAFDTFIQVIDGQAEVEIDGKSSLLETGQAIIIPAHKSSTIKANVRFKMLSTIIKSGYE; translated from the coding sequence TTGGAAAATTCAGAATTGGAAAAATCTAAAACCTTTATTATCGTCGAAATTATTGAATATATTCCTAATTCGGTCGTAATAAAAACTATTATTCGTAAAACAACGGGTAATGTATCTGCTGTTTCTTTTGATTCTGGAGAAGCTTTATCGGGGAAAATATCGGCATTTGATACATTTATTCAGGTAATAGACGGGCAGGCAGAAGTTGAAATAGACGGTAAATCTAGTTTACTCGAAACAGGGCAAGCCATTATTATTCCTGCACACAAGTCTAGCACCATAAAGGCCAACGTGCGATTCAAGATGCTCTCTACTATTATTAAAAGTGGATATGAATGA
- a CDS encoding YtxH domain-containing protein, producing the protein MKSNKIFLSILAALAAGTLIGIIIAPEKGSITRKNIVGKGEDYLDELKDKYEGILEVINKKVQSTWNEAEELVAKNKANLEDHKNISL; encoded by the coding sequence ATGAAATCAAATAAAATATTTCTTAGCATATTGGCGGCTTTGGCGGCTGGTACTTTAATAGGCATTATTATAGCCCCAGAAAAAGGTAGTATCACAAGAAAGAATATTGTTGGAAAAGGCGAAGACTACCTCGACGAACTAAAAGACAAATACGAAGGTATTTTGGAAGTTATCAACAAAAAAGTACAAAGTACCTGGAACGAGGCTGAAGAGTTGGTGGCTAAAAATAAAGCTAACTTAGAAGACCACAAGAATATAAGCCTTTGA
- a CDS encoding CsbD family protein, whose product MNTIEIEGNWEEQKGKLKQMFAILTDDDLMFEKGKKQEMLGKLQTKVGKTKEEFDKMMSQL is encoded by the coding sequence ATGAACACAATTGAAATTGAGGGTAATTGGGAAGAGCAAAAAGGAAAGCTAAAACAAATGTTTGCTATCTTAACAGACGATGATTTGATGTTTGAGAAGGGTAAAAAACAAGAAATGTTGGGCAAGCTTCAGACCAAAGTAGGAAAAACCAAAGAGGAATTTGACAAAATGATGTCGCAGTTGTAA
- a CDS encoding BON domain-containing protein translates to MKRNETLQKDVQDAIKWEPLLNAAEIGVTAKDGIVTLSGVVDSYAKKSEAEYATKNVTGVRAIVENITIKFDTTGQKDDADIAKDVVNALGWSWAVPKDRVQVKVEEGWVTLEGELFWNYEKQAAQKAIKDIVGITGVTNGIKIKSETHDEIEKKNIENALIRNWSVDNQDIIVNVLGNTVTLTGTVRSLYQKDEAERMAWNAPGVWTVNNELTVEYNDD, encoded by the coding sequence ATGAAAAGGAATGAAACGCTTCAAAAAGACGTTCAAGATGCCATTAAATGGGAACCATTATTGAATGCTGCCGAAATTGGGGTTACAGCCAAAGATGGTATTGTTACACTTTCTGGCGTGGTTGATAGCTATGCCAAAAAATCGGAAGCAGAATATGCTACCAAAAATGTAACGGGTGTAAGGGCTATCGTCGAGAATATTACTATCAAGTTTGATACTACTGGCCAAAAAGATGATGCCGATATTGCCAAAGATGTAGTTAATGCTCTTGGCTGGAGCTGGGCTGTACCAAAAGATAGAGTACAGGTAAAAGTAGAAGAGGGCTGGGTAACTTTGGAAGGTGAACTTTTCTGGAATTATGAAAAACAAGCTGCTCAAAAAGCTATCAAAGATATTGTCGGTATTACAGGGGTTACCAATGGCATCAAGATTAAGTCGGAAACCCATGATGAAATCGAAAAAAAGAATATCGAAAATGCTCTTATCCGCAACTGGTCTGTTGATAATCAGGACATTATCGTAAATGTATTGGGTAATACCGTTACCCTTACTGGAACGGTACGTTCTTTATACCAAAAAGATGAAGCCGAACGTATGGCATGGAATGCCCCTGGGGTATGGACTGTCAATAACGAATTAACAGTAGAATATAATGACGATTAG
- a CDS encoding porin family protein yields the protein MKKVTLMFAMLLAATSYINAQDSSDKRDNIMFGLKAGTNYSNVYDSQGEAFNANAKYGVAAGVYLGIPFGKLIGIQPEVLFSQKGFQATGKILGSTYDFTRTTSYIDVPIFLAIKPIKFITILAGPQFSYLIKQKDVFADGTTTVAQETEFSNDNLRKNIMCFVGGVDINLNHLVIGARAGWDVQNNSGSGSSTTPRYKNAWLQATIGFNLY from the coding sequence ATGAAAAAAGTAACTTTAATGTTTGCGATGTTATTGGCTGCAACCAGCTATATCAATGCCCAAGATAGTAGCGATAAGCGTGACAACATCATGTTTGGTCTAAAAGCTGGTACAAATTACTCTAATGTGTATGACTCACAAGGAGAGGCATTCAATGCCAATGCAAAATATGGAGTAGCCGCAGGGGTATATTTAGGGATTCCGTTTGGTAAATTAATTGGAATTCAGCCAGAAGTACTCTTTTCGCAGAAGGGTTTCCAAGCAACAGGAAAAATCCTAGGTAGTACTTATGATTTTACTCGTACTACTTCTTATATAGATGTGCCTATTTTCTTAGCTATCAAACCCATCAAATTTATTACTATTTTGGCAGGCCCGCAGTTTTCTTATTTAATCAAACAGAAAGATGTATTTGCCGATGGAACAACAACGGTTGCACAAGAAACAGAATTTAGTAATGATAACCTTCGCAAAAATATTATGTGTTTTGTTGGAGGTGTCGACATAAACCTAAATCACCTTGTGATAGGGGCTAGAGCTGGTTGGGATGTACAAAACAACAGTGGTTCGGGTAGTTCAACTACCCCTCGTTATAAAAATGCTTGGTTACAAGCTACGATTGGTTTTAACTTATATTGA